AAGTCTTCACACATTTAGCTGCATCTTGTTTCATGGTGGGCCAGAAATAATCCAGGTTGAGTAGCTACTGGAGAAGTCGCCTTTTGCCTTGATGGTCACCACACTCTCCTGCATGTACCTCTTGCATAACCGATTGTGCTTCGGGGGTTTCTAGGTATCTCAAAGGCTCCCCGTTGAACCCTTTTCGAAAAAGAATACCCTTTTCCACAAAATAACGAGTAGTCAACTTTTTCAAGTGCTAGGCCTCTTCATGATTGTCGGGCAAGATGCCCTCTATGAGATACTCAAGGAAGGGTATACACCAATCACTAGTGGTAAAGGATGCACATGAATCCATCTAATTAAAAGCGTATTGGCAGCTAGTGCATTGTTCTTGGATAGTGGCAACTTGTTTGCTCATTTTTGGCCAGTAATAACCCAACTGCTGGAGGCATCTGTAGAGACTGATAGAACCATTGGCACCACAGGATTTTTCATGAACTTCTTTCAATCGCTTAGTGGACTCACTAGGGTTCAAGCATCTAGCTAGAACTCCTCGGTTAGTTATTTGTACAATAGAGCATAATCTTTGAGTACCTTCAAATGATCCTTCTCATCTAGTGATAATAGTGCTTCTTTAATGGAAGACTGCCAATTTGTCTGTCTTAGCGGTTCATCAAAGAACTCTTCTTTCAGCATTTGTATAACTGGGATAGGCCTTTTCACAATAGTTATATCTGTAGTTGCACCTTCAAATCTGACTGTTGATCCCAATGTGGCTAGAGCATCGGCAAAGCGATTGTTGGACCTTAAGGGGTGTTCAATATTAAATTCTTCAAAAGAGTCCTCCAACCTTTGAGCCATAGCTCTATATGGAGCTAAACATGGTTCCTCGAGTGCGAAATTTCCTTTAGCTTGACAAACAACCAAATTTGAATCTCCAATTACTTGAAGATGTTTGATACCCATTTCACGAGCTACCGTTGGGCTCGTAAGATATGCTTCATATTCAGCCATATTGTTGGTGCATGGAAAATCAAGCTTGAATGACATTGCCACTGTTTCTCCGGTACCTTTGGATAGGACTATTCCATCCCTTCCTTCAGACGTGGTAGAGGATCCATCAAATTGTAAAGTCCAAGCAGCCCCAGCTGCTTCCATCAATGCAACTACTAGCAGCTCTCCAAGTACATCATCAATAATGTCCTAACTGTCTTCACCAATAAAGTTTGATAGTAAATCAGCAATGGCTTGACCCCTTACAGCCGTTGGGGCAATTGCTATGATCTCAAACTCGGATAATTGTAAGAGCCATTGTGCTAGCCTTCTGGAAAGAACCGGTCACCTCAAGAGTGAGTGGATTGGATGAGATTTTGTTAAGAGCTGTACCGTGTGAGCTAGCAGATAATGACGTAGCTGCTGGGCAGCATATATTAGGGCAAGACAAGCCTTTTCAGCTCTTGGGTAGCGGGTTTCAGcatcttttaattttctgcTAACATAATAAACCAGTCGCTCGACCCCTTCTTGGTCATCTTGGGCTATGAGTGCCCCAATTGCCTCATCATTGGTAACCAAATATAGCTTAAATGGTTTCCCTAGTATGGGTGCACATACGGTTGGTAGTTTGGTCATGAGTTGCTGCAGCTGGAGAAATGTCTACTGGCATTTAAAATCCGAGCGGTTGGTCTTCCTTTTTTTAGCAGTGGTGTAAAGATAGATGTGAGGGCAGTGAGACTTGGAATAAACCTCCGGATGTATGAGAATTTACCAAGGAAACTTTTAAGCTGTGTGAGTGTAGTAGGTGGCTTCATAGTAGCAATGGCTTGAACTTTGCTAGGATTAACATCTACGCCTCTTTGGTGGACAAGAAATCCCAGAAATTTCCCAACCGTGACACCAAAGGCATATATGAGTGGATTCATGCGAAGCTTGTAGAGTCGACACCTTTCAAAGACCTTCCGTAAGATAGCAAGATGATCTCCTCTTGTCTTTAACTTTACAACAATGTCGTCCACATAGTCGTCAATCTCTTTATGCATCATGTCATGAAAGATTGCGGTCATAGCCGTTTGATATATGGCTCTGGCATTTTAAGACCGAAGGGCATGACGGTGTAATAAAAGTTGCCAATAGGAGTTCGGAAGGCTGTTTTGGCTGCATCTTTGGATGACATTTTGATTTGATTATAACCATTGAAACCATCCATGAATGAAAACATAGCATGCCCAACGGCTAAATCAATGAGCATATCCATATTTGGAAGTGGAAACTCATCTTTGGGACATGCTTTATTGAGATTCTGGAAGTCAATGTAGTATCGTATTTGTCTGTTCTTTTTCTTGACCGGTACAATATTTGAAAGCCACTTTGGGTGCATAATAGGCTTGATGAACCCAGTTGTGAGGAGTTTTTGAACTTCTTGAATAATCTGAGCTTCGACATTAGGATGGAAAGTCCACATGGGCTATACTACTGGCTTTGCCCTTGGTTCCACGTTAAGGGCATGTGCTACTAGGTTAGGATCCAAACCGAGCATCTCATGGTACTCCTAAGCAAAGACATCAATGTACTCCTTTAATAATGAAATAAGCTAAGCCTTTTCCAGCGGTGGCAAAGTTGCATTAACCGAAGTTAGCCTCTGGATACTAGGATCATTACTAAGATTAATGGTTTCCAACTCCACATCAGGTGAAAAATTGGTTACCACTGGGGGCTCTTCAGGTAGTTTTGCTAGACTGCTGGGCAAATTTTCTTCTACTGCTGGGGTTTCTGTTTCTTGAGTATAACAGCAAGTTGGTGTAGTACTTGCTTCATTCAGTTCGAGACCCTTCTATTTGAGACAGCTAGGCCCTGCGTACCATCATAAACGATACCTCAAACGACCATCTGGCAGTTGGATCTGTACACATCGTGGCTGTGAGGCATCGTTGGGGGTTTCCCCacgttctcttttctttttcctttgatcAAGGGAAGACCTTATGTCTATTTCTAGATCATTCTCAATGTCTTGCCAGTTGGGTAATGGGATCCCAACGAGCCTTGAAGTAGAATCTTCCCCACTTGGGATGAGCTCATCATAGAAAGTAGCCTCAAAGCAATGTGCCTCAGATAGATCAAATGGTTTAGGATTAGTAAGGATGCGTATAGGCTTACCATTGAATCTTCCCTTGACACATTGGTGGTAAGTGGATGGCACAAGCTTGTGTTTATGGAGCCATGGCCTCCCAAGTAAAGCATGATAAGAAACGGTTGAGTCGATAACTTGGAATCTGGTGAGGGCAACAACAGGCCCCACTTTGAGAACTAACTGTATAATACCAATAATGCATTCATGAATTCCagaaaaactaaaaaccttAATAGGAGCCCCAACGATTTCGCTGAGCGAGATCCCAGCTGCTTTAAGTGTGCTGGCTGGAATAAGATTAAGTGATGCACTAGTGTCTTCTAGTGCCCTTCTTATGTGAACATCATTAATTTGAGCAgcaatatataatattttactatGATCAGGGTGTTGTACCTCCATGTCCTCGTTAGTGAAGTTAATGGCATTAGTAGTCTCTAGGAAGGCTTAGCTGGCATGAGCTTCAGCCGTGAGGCAGTGTGTTCTAGAGTTGGCGGCAATGGATACAAGAGCTTCGGTCGCTGTTCTCCTTGACTCCTTTTTGAGCCCTAATTGATTGAACAAAGTCTGAAAGGTAGGGCTTCTTTGAAGAGCAGAGATAGCTGCTGGGGGCATACTTGTACTACTGGCCATTTCATCCTCATCAGCCCCATTATGAAAAAGTACAGCTGCTGTGGCTTTCCCTCTGTGATGCTAAGGCAGTGGGTTCCGCTGGACCTCTTGCTTACGAGTGAGGTTCAAAGTACCATCTGAAATTTTCCTATGAAATGCTCTCCGGACTGCTATAAAATCTCTAGTTCTATGGCTTACATATCGATGATATTGACAATAGAAATGCTTTCTCATATCTTCTGGAGCAGGCTCTCAGATAGGCTTGAAGGGCCTAAGTACTCCATCAGCCATCCATTTGTCAATGATGGCATTCATTTCTTCATCAGTGCATGGTATGGGAaggtactcttcttcttcttcttcttcttctcttttacGCTTCTCTCCAACTATTGGCTCACTGCTGGAGACTGTGAGAGCTTGAGgaatactttctttttctttttttttttttttttttttttttttttttttttttttttttttttctggtttggCTTTTTCAGTGGTGGGAGGCTTGACTGAAACGGTTGTCTTTCGAGCTTTCTGGAGCAGTTGGGCTAACTAAATAATATCAAGGTTCTCTAAATGGGCCTAGTACTCATGAGACATGTTGTCAATGCAACTCTCAACAAGCTTTTATTCCTTGTATAGCCCATAGCAATCAAAAGCAGCATCCCTAAATCGTCAGATGAAATCAAGGAGTCCTTTAGAGGACTTTTGCTTGGTGTTGTGAAGTGTGAGAATGGTAACTTTTTCTTCtccatgaaaatattttgtgtaGAAATTTTCAACCATGTCGTCCCATGTAGCAATGGAACCCGGCTGAAGAGTGGAATACCATGTGTAAGCACGACCAGTAAGAGATTTTGAGAACTCTCTTAGGCAAAGATCACCATTTCTAGCAAAATGACCCATAGAATCAAGAAATTTGTTGACATACTCGATTGCATTCCCTTTCCTCCCATCATAAAGAGAGAAGATGGGAATCTCATATTTCTCTGGATATGGCTTGCTTAGTAACTCAGCTGGGTAGGGTGGCCTACAAATAAAGTGCCTTGGTTCCTTTGGCTAGCTAAGCCTTTCCCTTTCCAGCAAAGCAGTGTGGTCAAATAATGTAACAAACTGAGGAAGAGAGGAATTTTGCTTACCAGACTGAGGATTCTTAGCGGCTGACCCCCTTTCTTGTTGTGTTCTAGGATCTGGTCCTTCATGTAACGGCTAGGGTGTTGGCCCCTGAGTTTCTCTCAAGATCCTCAAAGATTCAGCAAATTCGAATTGAGCTTGTTGCATTCCTTGTAAAGTCTCCACGAGGAAAGAGAATCGGTGGTCAAAACTCTCTTGGTTAACTTCATGTTGGTCAGCTTGTGCTCTTTGTGGAATTGGACTGTGATGGCTTTGTGTTGCTGGGGGACTATTGTTTTGAGTCCCCTCTTGACGGCTATTCCGCAACCTAGGAGGTATGGTGAAATTTTGGCTTCAGTAGACTCCTTAGTGGAGTCGTCAAAATGTCGggggcgaaaaagtttcatttccAACAAATGAGATTTATGTTGGGTCGGGGGCCTAAATCGAAACTCGACGATCGATgcatggcccaaaggctatCGGCGAAGATCCAAAGAATTCATTGTATTCTTATGCCTTGAGCCTAGATTGAGACTGACAAGAATGGCCCATTAACAATCCCTACAGCAGACACGTTAGTGTGGTTTAAAAAGCATACTGTAAGAATTAGTCTAGCAGTAAAATGTTTCTGCAGAAAAGTAACCCAGCGGTAAAGTGTTTCTGTAGAAAAGTAGCCTAGCGGTAAAGTGTTTCTGCAGAAAAGTAACCCAGCAGTAAAGTAAGACGAAATGAACTTCCAACTGTTAGATATTTCACAGATTAAGGACAACATCTACATTTTCAAACTCATCATCCGTTAGCTCTGGTAAAGAGTCTTCTAATACAACAATATGAGGGAAAAATTCTATAGTAACAGTTACATCATAACCATCAATAGTAAATGAATAAGTAAATATCATGGGTtctgtaggggtattgggcccagtaatttataatggacggcccaacaaggtcttttgggctagaaacccaaatccgaaaacatcaaaatgatcgtggagtatttaagtgtcccataccgtccgaggagtagatttgtcctcggaatgttaagccgaggatacacagtgtacgtggaggacagtagaaagagcggtggaatgtctgaagtaaagctgctaccaccacccatatattaaagactctgtaattgatacgcggacagcatagatggaaggatgggacctgagcatagagcttggaacttggtcccaaatcccagcgggctttagggaagaatggatgggacaagtatccaaaaatcagggTTGCAGTGAGagagtggaagatgatgaagagaagaggaggagtataaataggagagAAGGCATAGGAAGAATGgggaggctttttgagaaaggaAAAGGGTATGATAATCAATACTTGTATCCACACTtaagaaatactattagaaactatcatcggaaacagtccgaggaggaattctcaatcttactttttgcaaacgattctttgttttgttccattgggcccaaagcccgttctttttgtgattgtccaaagccatccttgaaatctaaattacaaacccatcctctacaaattcattgtgaagaaaggcctttcaagcccattttcctcccagttgtggtttggaaatttgaattgtgtccttacaggtTCCATAGTAACGAATAATGAGGAAAACTTagtgtgagatgaagggagagagagagatcctaGCTAGCCCAGCAAGATCATCATGGTGGCAAGACATGCTCATGGATATAGTATATGTAGTGAGTAGAGAGAGTCATTTTGTTAGTAGTATGAGTAATGAGTGATAGTGTATGGTAAGGCTACTGGGACTTTCTGCTGGGGGTAGCTGAGTGTTTCTAAGTGGAAGTATGAGGGGTGTTTTTGAGCTAGGAGCTAAAGAACTCAGTTTCTATACTTGAAACTGAGAGTCTTGTGACTTAGAACTGTGCTGGAGTTTTTGAGAAAGCTAAACAGAGGAGTTGAGTAAGAGTTCTTCTCTATGAGTATATTTCTTAGTATGTTCTCTTCTCCCCCCGAAGCATTAATGGAAAGTTCCAATTATAGTTGGGTTTTAGGGGGTAATTAGCAAATAACTTCTGCTAAATCTTTCTCAATCTTTAGAAAATCCTTAGTGAATCTTTAGAAGGTTCTTACTGTTTTGGGTAATAACAGCTGGGATTCTGATTTAGCATTGAATGCTGATTAGCCTTGGCTGATGGGATTAGAGCATGCATTAGGCTAATGATCTTGGTTATGCTGCTACTAGATTCAGAGCTCCCTTGGGCAAATTGTATCAccccaagccaggtgtcaaTCTTGAAGCCCTTGTTAGGAACTCTGCTGAGATCCCTTTagtgccctccaaaccacatttccCTAAGTTTCCCCATTTGGGGTTCATGTGCTTGGTCCATGAAAATGAGATGATTTCAAGTTGTTTCAGGAGCTTTAATGGCCTGGTCATGGTTGCTCTTGTTTCTTGACTGAATGGGTTGGTGAAGAAAGAAGGGGCAACTAGTTGAAGCTTCCCAGCTTTCTGTCAAGTCACCTTCAGCTTTATGTTACATgagaaatgatgaaattttaGCTTGTGAAGGAAGGGTTGAACCCTTGATGTACACATGTCCTCTTTTGATCTGATTGGACAAGTTGGAACTTGATAGCAGTGGGCTCCAACTGTTAAGTTGTACTGAATTTCGACTGATTAGCTCACATGAGCTTCAGTTGCTGGGATTTGTGTATGAGTTGGGCTGGCTCAGCTGGACTTTGTAGTTAAGCTTCTTTGGACTTGGTTATTCCTACAAAAATGAAGAGTTTTGTCATGGGTGATATACATGggcttttataaattttgtgagAGAGGTATTTCTTGAGAGGTGAGtatttatatttcccataaatGAGGGATTTAGTATATGTAAAACAAGTGTTAAGATAatatttgagttttgtaaatgTGTGCCAAAATAGCAATTGGACTTTATGAAAtaattgccaaaataatatttgggctttgtaaagtaagtgccaaattaatattttggactttgtaaaatagtgtcaaattaatatttgggttttgtgaaatagttgccaaactaatatttgggctttgtgaaatagtgccaaattaatatttgggctgTGTGAAGTacttgccaaattaat
This portion of the Castanea sativa cultivar Marrone di Chiusa Pesio chromosome 7, ASM4071231v1 genome encodes:
- the LOC142644290 gene encoding uncharacterized protein LOC142644290 — its product is MTAIFHDMMHKEIDDYVDDIVVKLKTRGDHLAILRKVFERCRLYKLRMNPLIYAFGVTVGKFLGFLVHQRGVDVNPSKVQAIATMKPPTTLTQLKSFLGKPFKLYLVTNDEAIGALIAQDDQEGVERLVYYVSRKLKDAETRYPRAEKACLALIYAAQQLRHYLLAHTDIIDDVLGELLVVALMEAAGAAWTLQFDGSSTTSEGRDGIVLSKGTGETVAMSFKLDFPCTNNMAEYEAYLTSPTVAREMGIKHLQVIGDSNLVVCQAKGNFALEEPCLAPYRAMAQRLEDSFEEFNIEHPLRSNNRFADALATLGSTVRFEGATTDITIVKRPIPVIQMLKEEFFDEPLRQTNWQSSIKEALLSLDEKDHLKVLKDYALLYK